The sequence below is a genomic window from Escherichia marmotae.
CGACCCGGAAACATTCACTGTCGTGCGCTGGATGCCCGGCTCACTCTTGACCTGGCGTGATAAAAACGGGCTGCAGCGGAATGTACTGAATCAGGGTAATCTGGATAAAGATATGGCAAAGAACTGTGCAGCGTTCAATTTACAGGAACACAACGTTTCATGGCGTAAAGGGCCAAAATGCCAGCAAGAAATACTACCCGGTCTCGATCCAGAACAATTTCACCCTCTTAGTAAAACCGTCGCGCAATATCAGGACAAGCTGTACGTCATCAAAAAAACGGAATTTGGTGAAAACAGGCTGGATATCGTCACGCTGGATAACCCTAATTTGGTGATAGATAAACGCTTTAACGCAGGGAGAACCCACGGCTATTTACTGACCAAATTACAAATTGATGGTGAAGAAGAAGATGGACTCCAGGTATTCGAGTCTTCCGGGCCGCTTATCCTGATGGATTATCGTGTTCCCGATGAACGTGAGGCTCACCTTGGCGATAGCCCCCACTACAAGAAATGGTACGCGCACAACGATCGTTATATTTACACATTCGATGGCTCACAGCTCTGGCGCTACCCAACGCCCAATACCAAAGCCGTGCGGGTGAAATGGAAAACCGAAGATTCAGGATATGGCTATTGGGCAAACTACCGCAGTGGTAATCTTGACGGCAGACTTCTTGAGAACGGCGTGTTTATTCCAACGGGAATTTCCTATAACTCATCCGTTAACCTTGCGCAATATTCCAATGGCGAAAGCTCTTTTCTCATCAACGAAACCGGTATTCTCTGGCGTAAGCTTCGCTCTACAGACCAGCAATGGAGTCAATGGGAAAAACTCCCCGATATTGACCCAAAAGAATTTCATCCAATCACCAAGCGTATCGCGCAGTACAAAAATAATCTGTACGTTGCGAAATTATCGCCTTTCGGTGAGGACACACTGGAAATCCTAACGCTCGATTCTTCTGCACCTTTCCTGAACCAACGAATTAACGCCGGGGAAGACCATGGCTACTTTATGCGCTCTTCCCGTTTACGCGACGATATTCAAATTTTTGCCATTGATGGATCATTGAAGACCACCGAACGCTTCGCTTATGACAATCGCTATGTTTATACCTGGAACGGCAACCAACTTTATCGAACCGCATCGCCCTGTCCGGCAAAGACACGTAATTTGAATCAGAACATGTTTTCATCCAATGATGACATCATCATCTTGAAGACAGAGAAAGAGTGTCGCAAAACACCAGACATTGGGCAAACTTTGAAGCCCTGACACCATGCCGCTATACTGCCGCCATCACTTAAAAACAGGATACAACAATGAACGACAGTGAATTTCATCGCCTGGCTGATCAACTGTGGCTGACCATTGAAGAGCGTCTGGACGACTGGGATGGTGACAGCGATATCGACTGCGAAATCAACGGCGGCGTGCTGACCATTACCTTTGAAAACGGCAGCAAAATCATTATCAACCGTCAGGAACCGCTGCACCAGGTGTGGCTGGCGACCAAACAGGGCGGCTACCATTTTGACCTGAAAGGCGACGAGTGGGTTTGCGATCGTAGCGGCGAAACCTTCTGGGATTTGCTGGAGCAGGCTGCAACGCAGCAGGCGGGA
It includes:
- the cyaY gene encoding iron donor protein CyaY, with the translated sequence MNDSEFHRLADQLWLTIEERLDDWDGDSDIDCEINGGVLTITFENGSKIIINRQEPLHQVWLATKQGGYHFDLKGDEWVCDRSGETFWDLLEQAATQQAGEAVSFH